In a single window of the Coregonus clupeaformis isolate EN_2021a chromosome 10, ASM2061545v1, whole genome shotgun sequence genome:
- the LOC121574983 gene encoding dysbindin isoform X2 — translation MISSGANLHNKRLPSETEHAQRVPDMDSAQQLKLRERQRFFEEVFQHDVDVYLSSAHLQIHDYKRPPIGSVSSMEVNVDMLEQMDLMDISDQEALDVFLSSGGDEGVLASPLPVVHGNNNNNEVISQGRSPHNTDGCVGKSRMSSTSSTNSQNTNEDGRETPVVQSDDEDVNVDTLLLMGSPPGKDEEKDRPIFSS, via the exons CGGAgacagagcatgctcagagagtcCCAGACATGGACTCAGCCCAGCAGCtgaaactgagagagagacagcgctTCTTTGAGGAGGTCTTTCAGCACGATGTGGATGTCTACCTGTCCTCGGCCCACCTGCAGATTCATGACTATAAGAGAC CTCCCATTGGCAGCGTCTCGTCCATGGAGGTGAACGTGGACATGCTGGAGCAGATGGACCTTATGGACATCTCTGACCAGGAGGCCCTGGATGTCTTCCTCAGCTCTGGGGGGGATGAGGGGGTGCTGGCCTCCCCTCTGCCAG TAGTTcatggcaacaacaacaacaatgagGTCATCAGCCAGGGACGCTCTCCCCACAACACTGACGGTTGTGTGGGGAAGTCCCGCatgtcctccacctcctccaccaacaGCCAGAACACCAATGAGGACGGAAGGGAAACCCCTGTAGTCCAATCAGATGATGAGGATGTGAATGTTGACACACTCTTGCTGATGGGATCACCCCCAGGGAAAGATGAGGAGAAGGATCGGCCCATCTTCTCTTCATAG
- the LOC121574983 gene encoding dysbindin isoform X1, with the protein MISSGANLHNKRLPSETEHAQRVPDMDSAQQLKLRERQRFFEEVFQHDVDVYLSSAHLQIHDYKRPPIGSVSSMEVNVDMLEQMDLMDISDQEALDVFLSSGGDEGVLASPLPGKVVHGNNNNNEVISQGRSPHNTDGCVGKSRMSSTSSTNSQNTNEDGRETPVVQSDDEDVNVDTLLLMGSPPGKDEEKDRPIFSS; encoded by the exons CGGAgacagagcatgctcagagagtcCCAGACATGGACTCAGCCCAGCAGCtgaaactgagagagagacagcgctTCTTTGAGGAGGTCTTTCAGCACGATGTGGATGTCTACCTGTCCTCGGCCCACCTGCAGATTCATGACTATAAGAGAC CTCCCATTGGCAGCGTCTCGTCCATGGAGGTGAACGTGGACATGCTGGAGCAGATGGACCTTATGGACATCTCTGACCAGGAGGCCCTGGATGTCTTCCTCAGCTCTGGGGGGGATGAGGGGGTGCTGGCCTCCCCTCTGCCAGGTAAAG TAGTTcatggcaacaacaacaacaatgagGTCATCAGCCAGGGACGCTCTCCCCACAACACTGACGGTTGTGTGGGGAAGTCCCGCatgtcctccacctcctccaccaacaGCCAGAACACCAATGAGGACGGAAGGGAAACCCCTGTAGTCCAATCAGATGATGAGGATGTGAATGTTGACACACTCTTGCTGATGGGATCACCCCCAGGGAAAGATGAGGAGAAGGATCGGCCCATCTTCTCTTCATAG